The segment TCCACTCTACCCCTCTGTGAGAAGTTCTTGTTCAGCACATGTGGAAGGAGAGCATGTGTccctgcttcagctgctgccatgcagagcccagcagcatAGCTGAGACCCACCTTTGATGATACTCCACGCTAAGACTTTGGTTGTTGTATTACAGCTCAATTCCCTTCTGCCACCTCGGCTTCCTGTGAGGACAGCTGGAAACACTCATGTCTTTAACAGCTGCAGGAAGATTCTGTGAAGGTTGTGTGTTAAAGCCCTGAGAGAAGAGACTTTGCAAATGGAAAGAGTGGTGCCCAGTTTTCACTGATTTCTGCTGGATTTAGGTGCCTAATTCACTTGTATGCCTTCATAGTACCATCATTCTAGGCAGGAATTCTGTAGCcaatagaatatttttaaaagaattttgaGCTTTCCTGGGCAGAGCGTGTCATGTGGCTTAGATCATAAAAAGAACTGATGCTTCCCAAGGGAAGCATGACTCTTGAACTGAATGAGTTGGCAGGTTTTAAAGTTTTTAAGTTTATTTGCTTATTTAAAGACTCATAACATAGTCGTGGGCCCTGAAACAATTTATGTTTCAGTTTCTGCTCTAGATTGAATATAGTATTTgtcagagaaattatttcaaagtcaaatttttaaaagtacttaCTGAAACCATGCTGCTTTCTGAAAATAGCTTTTTACTGAGTAAGCTAGAACCATTGCCTGGAAGTTGAAAtctgaaagaaaagggaaaaaaaaatgtagggaaaaacacacactgtttcttgttggttttcagttggttggttttttgttgtttggggttttttttaatactgagCTTGACTATCCATCAGAACAAACTCCTAAAGGAAAATTCTGTCTCCTGAAATTTTTCAAATCAAAATGTGATCCTGTCTTGAAAGTTGTAGTCCAACTCAGCTTATTGAATTTAGTATTCAGGTTACTGATTAAAAATTTTGCAGCTGTACTGTAGAGGAGATTGGCATAGACTGATCTAATTATTGGCTCCTTCTGACCTCAATACCTATAGACTGTATAGTGGAAGGCAGGAGTGGATTGTGCTAGCAAGGACTAGACAAGTCTGTTGGGTAAATCCAGGATGTGTATTGATtgctgggggaggaggaagtGTGGTGGCTTTAGTATTGTCTTTATTGCGGTGAATTGATTTactggaggaaagggagaatTAATTCTTCATATCAATCATCCTGGGTTGCAAGGCCCAAAAATTATTGCGTACCTCTTCCTCTGTAAAgatgttttgtgttttattaATGTAAAAAATGGTTTCTTTGGTTATTGTGCTCTGCTTCTTCTCATGCTTTCTGCTTTagttgtgtggggttttttagtgCTAGAGAGATGGCAAACCTGTCTATGCATACTTTAATTCCTGATTTTGTGTTACAAACAGGTTAGGATTTGACTATGGCAGTGTGGTTCCTGCAGAAGGCATCTGTGTGGTTAAAGAAGCACAAGATCTCTGTGTTGGCCGTTTCTTGCATGGGACTGCTGGGCACTAACCTTTCCTATCATGTGTTTCCTGAGCAGACATTCAAACTGTTGCACGAGTGCTGGTCAGAGGGGCAGCCAGCTGAGCTTTCAGAGAagctctgtgctgtgtttcAGGATGTCCTTGAAGATACTGGTGTGAAGTCCACTGGCTCCTACAGAGCCTTTGCAGCTTCTGGCTTCCACCCTGTGAGCGCTGGAATTCCTTGGCTGCCCGAAGGCTGTTTGGTGGGCATCCCACCTAACTTTGATAGCACAGCTGAGGATAAAAAAGGAATAGTCAATCATGTTGTTGTAATAAATGGCAAGGAAGTGGACTGGGAGAGCAGTGAAGGCGTGGCTTTGCAGGAAGCTCTCACATTTTCCCTTAAAGCTCAGAAGTTTGCCATTGCCAGAGAAATTGCGTACTTGCGGAATGGCAGCCCTTTAGCGAGTGCAGTTGTGGCTCCGACTTGCTTGGCTGGGACGTTTGTCTGTGGGAGAGCTctaaagctgctgctggggttATCCACGGGCCCTGTGATCCTCCGCGGCCTCTGTAACCTTGTCACCGCCATGGGAGGACTGCTCTGCTACTATGTCTCTTCTGATGCCATCACCTACCACCTGGACTGCAGGGCTGACTCGAAGGCAGCCAGGCTTTCCAAGGACTATGCCAGCGGTGGCCTTGAATTTTATGATAAAATCTTGTCCCGCAACAGGATTTTTCGTGGTCTAATGGGCAAACAAGGGATGAAAATGTATGCCCCGAGTGGTAACCTTTTACCAAGGCACTGGTTCAGAATAAAGTATACCCCATACACTTACCGGAGAACTTTGATTCTTAATATTTTAAGAGAGCTCCAGGCATCTGATGGGAGTGCTTGAATTTTAAACTTGTGAATTATGTATCTTGGAACACCGCTgtgctgcttttttccttttttttttttttcttctgtatcttcaatagaattttggggtttatttttgcATATAGTTCGGGAAGAGTTATTGTACATTTCTTGAATAAAGAATTCTCTCTTAAAATATTAAAGGCTTGCTTCCAAAGTGCTCAGTTCTGTGTGCATCTCAAATCACAAGACTGCTGAGAAGGGAAACTTTTCAGACACTGATCTGGAAGTTCTGCTGTGCTACTTTGCCTTCCTGCTGTTTCGGTCTGGCAAATTGGGAGGGGCAAGTCCA is part of the Passer domesticus isolate bPasDom1 chromosome 10, bPasDom1.hap1, whole genome shotgun sequence genome and harbors:
- the TMEM177 gene encoding transmembrane protein 177; this translates as MAVWFLQKASVWLKKHKISVLAVSCMGLLGTNLSYHVFPEQTFKLLHECWSEGQPAELSEKLCAVFQDVLEDTGVKSTGSYRAFAASGFHPVSAGIPWLPEGCLVGIPPNFDSTAEDKKGIVNHVVVINGKEVDWESSEGVALQEALTFSLKAQKFAIAREIAYLRNGSPLASAVVAPTCLAGTFVCGRALKLLLGLSTGPVILRGLCNLVTAMGGLLCYYVSSDAITYHLDCRADSKAARLSKDYASGGLEFYDKILSRNRIFRGLMGKQGMKMYAPSGNLLPRHWFRIKYTPYTYRRTLILNILRELQASDGSA